Below is a genomic region from Melanotaenia boesemani isolate fMelBoe1 chromosome 19, fMelBoe1.pri, whole genome shotgun sequence.
CCAGTACActgggatttttattttttatttattttttctaattttgctGAACAGAGCACACCTTGCCACATCACCAATTTCCACCTCGGTTGCCCCTGTATATCGCTGTAGTCCTGCATGATTAGATTTAAACAGCGCTAATCTCTCACTGTATGCTAAAAAGAGTCTGTATAGAGACTTTTGTTTATGTACCATGTAAACTAACTCAACTCCAGACATGTGGGGTTGTGTCTGGTCACAGTAAGACATGTGAgcgtgtaagtgtgtgtgttggtgaagCACAGGCAAGCCAAAAAGATTTAATATCAGGCTTGAGTTCAGGACTTAAGGGGTGAGTACATGTAGAAATACATCATTTTGATTGTGCTCAGACTTCCCAAGAGGAGTCTGATTTGTGAATAATTTCCCTTTTATTTCCTTTGGCAGTGTATGAGCAGCCCCTCCTCAACCCCATGGGCTGACCCACAGCCCTGCATGTCATTGTGCACCATTAACCCTCATAAGCAAAGGAGGTATATATTTTTTAGTGTGGTATGACCACAAACATACCTCTCTCTATTTGTTTGACTCTTTAAACACTTTTTGAACAAAACATTAGTGATACAGTGGAGAATTTAGACGCGGATGAGGAGTGTTAACTTCGTAGCAAAGATTTCTTGATCAGTAAAACTGTGCATCTTGTTGCTACATACCACACAATCTTATATCATAAAAATGCAACTGCCTGATTTCTCAGCTGAATGACTCacctaattatttattttgatagaTGGAACCTGAATATGGCAAGTGCCTTTTGGAATGAAGCATGCAGATGCAGAAACTatattaattttagttttttgggGGTAGAATCTCCTCAACTTCTCCTCTCTCTGCCTTAAAACTGTCCTTAAAATGTCCCCAAACTGTAAAGTTAAGTGGAAAGTAGTGAGGAAAAACAGATTTCCTCAAATTATTTggcttgatttgatttaatttctctGGCTAGAGAATTCTAGCAGAATTTATCTCTGTGTGAGCAAATTTTCTCCTGCTGAGCCAAAGTGCAGGCACAGATATTTTGCATGCACAGGCTTATAGCAGACATACGGTGCAATTTCTCTCACTGAAATATTCAGATATTGTCGGTTACTTTAGATTACAGCTAACATAGAACCATTTAAACTTATCATTTCCAAAGTCCTCCCCTACGTCTGGAAAAAGATGCCCACATGTATAAAAAGGCCAGCCAGTGATGGGTGTACTGGTAGAGAAGTCACAAGTTTGAAAATTCACTTAAACTATTTTCACTGTATGTGATGAATTTATAACTATCAGCTTAATTGGGAAGAACAAATTAAATGGATAACTCCCTTCTAACAGGCATAGTTAGCAGAAATAATTGAATTACTTGAGTCATCATGTTGTAACTCATGACAGTGACGAATGTGCTTACATTTAATGAAACATGCAAGTGTCTGTGTTTTAGAACAGCATGAAAACACCATTTACCTGAAGCCATTTCTGTGACTAACGTTATTTTTCCTACTTGTGCATGTGGCCACTTGTTAGTTATAAATCCTTAAGCTCAAACATGATGGTAATAAGAAGAGGAGGCAGGACTGTTAAGACATATCAGTCAGTCTGGACAGTTCAGCTGTGGTCTGGTTGTTGCAGATATATAGATGCAATCTATGAAAGTCCTCCCCACATGATACACCTTAAGAAAGCTACTTTGTTAACACTCTTTCAGCCTGCGGCTCGTGCATAGTACAGGAACTACACACAGACTAACAGTACCGTCACAGAGCTAAGAGGGTGACTGAGGTTGGCGTCTCCAGAATAAGCTACGGCTAGCTTGGCTTTCTGTTCAGGGTCTGGCCAGGgcaatctttaaaaaacaaaacaaaacaaacaaaaaaacagggtgcagcttttaaattctttgtgttttaaaaatgttctggTGATTTCTCACAAAGCGGGTCCAAAGCTTGTATCGGATCCTACACCACAAAATACACATAAATGTTACAGTTTTTCTACAGGGCATTttgaaccatgtaaacacacTCTTCTGTCCGTATCTTGACATGTTCCTGATCACTGAATAGAAATATTGACACataataatgtctttttttttctttctgaatgtGAACTGTTGATCTTTTTTATAAGACATCCCTCCAGACAATTCTGTTGTGATAAAAGGTGCTTTTGGTCCTGGTTAATGCGCCTGAAATAGAAGAATctaacacacaaacagctgggTTGTCAGCACTGAATGTAGAAATGAATGGTTTCACAGTGAAGCATGCCATTGCGACTCTgctcatcagtgtgtgtgttcttaaAATTAACCAGCATTCAGCACAAATGCTCATTTAATGATCAGGCATCTGTACTGACTTTCTAGTACATGTCCGTAAGACTTTTGTGCGATTGCTTTGAAGAATGTTGTTGGAGAGTCGGCATAGTTGTGGGTTTGGAAGTTGTTCATGTGTTTATTGATGTTCAGTCACATTAACCACTGAATAAGAAAAGTCAACTATCAATCCTGCTCCTAATTTTTGTCAAGAAGATCTTGATGTGATCTCTTGTGTTTTCAAGATTCGTAAAAATTAATGTATTTCAGCCATTTATTTATAATCTGAGGATGACTGGTTTGTCATTTAGCCATAATTTTATTgccaatatgaaaaaaaaatgactacaTGTCACATGTTAGGATATGTCTTGTACTATAAATCTTTGGACTCAGTACTAGTGATCCCCAACTTGTTGATTTTCACCTCTTTCTCTCAAGTTATATTGTAAATAATAACAATCCAACAATGCAATAATATTTTATTGCACTCAGACAGGGAGGCAAGCTACTGCAAGGGTCAGATGAtgctaaaatgttttaaagtgttCAATGTAGAACTCTATGATGACTGAAACCCTGTATAGCTCATCTGAATCAGGTGATGTtgttcttcagtttttttccgACTCCTTCTCTCTTGTTTCTTTTACTCTGTGCTGTTTTAATGAATCATTCTTTTGACATTGTCAggttggaaaaaagaaaaaaaaaaagaaactatctGTTTCACGCTGATCTCAAGCTTCAGCCTATAGCGTTTCAAGTAAAAgtcaaaacaaatgcaaattaaaaagaaaaaaaatactgaaagctgttactgtaaacacaacattttaaagGAACTGTGTATGTACAAATAGTATATGTATGtgattgaaaataaacaaaacctttGATCTTGGACTATGGTtgatcctttctttttttttttttttccccccggGAATTTTCCACATTTGTTTCTGGTCTTTTTCAGGCAACATGAATATTATTTAGCAGTTGGTGGATGAAATGCTGCATGCACAAATTTTAATGCAACTTTCATCCCTTGGGATTCATTTTGAGGATGATTTAAGACAGAAATTCcacatttagtctttttcagTGAGCAAAGGAGATATAGGTGTGGAGAATTTCTCCCTGCTCAATTGAATGGATTAATGTCGGCCATGAGCCCTCCATTCATGCAATTTGtcagtttcttcatcttcttataATCTACTTTTCCTGAAACAGCAACCACGGCCTATAAAATGCTGTTCAACAAGATGTTTCCTCAAGTTTTCAAAAGACAATGAGTCAGGGAGCAAAGGGATGCACATCTGGTAGATAAAGAAGTCAGAAGACTACTTTATCTACCACTAAGCCACTAAGAGCATCCTTGAAAAGCTTCACGACGGTCCCGACAGAAGGTTGACTATAACATCTATGTCTGTTCACTCCTAGGTTTCCAATGTTAAGACCTGAAACTAATGTGACCAGGATACACCATAAGAGGTgctgaaaataaactcaaaGAACTAATTCAACTGTTTCCATCCGTGCCACCAATCTAAGCCCTGATAGACTGGTGTCACATACTCCTCAATACACATTGAATGAGTTTCCAAACCAACTGCACCCTTGaaacacagtaaaataacaaaggAGACTCACATGAAAATGGATCTTTATTCATATTGTCATATCTTTTTAAGGTTACTTTGAGAATCAAGTATCATATCTTGAAAATATATCACAATCTCAGTCCTCTCCATCTTGCTCTCTGTTCATAATCTGCTCTTTTGTGTGGAATTCACAGAATGAAGTGACACTGTCAGCGTGGCATAAGCCTATTATTTCCCAGTGAAGGGTGCAAAATGAAAAGCACAGGCTCTCCTCCCTTCTTTAGTTGTCCAGGCACTTTTTCCCCCTCCATGTGCACATTCCAGATGTCCTGCAATGACCAGCAGCAGGTTTATAAATCTGAGTTTATCTCCAGAGAAGAAGCAGCCAGCAGCAGGTCtatgtacatgtacacacataaaCCTCTGACAGACACCCAGACCCAGTCTGGTCTCAGATGTCTCCTGTTTTGTACCCATTAGCAAATCCACACGGTGTGTAGACATTTGGTTTAAGGCTACATAAATACACTGCATTAATACGGTAACTGAACAGGCAGTCGGTGGTTACATTGACCCTCGTGGACTCATGCACCATCATGCACCCCACAACTTGCTGCTGAATCTTGCAGTTGGATTGTTTACATCCACAGTGTTAACAAGTTTGATGCTCAACTTtccttttttcacattttagcTACAGATTGTTATTCAGTTACTGCAATTCCCAAGAGCATAACAGCTCAGTAACACGTGGAAATATGAACGGTACAATTTGTCAACTGAAATGTTGAATTCAAGACAGACacctatttttttaaatttatctggGATTTATACCAACGACCTTTTGTGCAAGACTTTCAAACGGATTTTTACAAGCTACAAAACTTCAGTCACTATCAGCTTAATTCGTGCCATATCCATCTGAACATGGGTCAAACCACAGTGCAGACCAACAAGTAGTGTCTATGATTacctataaaatatttacagaacaggctccttattttcttttggtCATGAGTAAATGTAACAGCACAGAAGCAAGGGCACATATACAGCGTACTCTCCAATTTAAAATGGTACACACATTGACAAAACATTCAGTACCAACTTGCAGAGGCTAAACAAGACATATAAGTGCAAGGAAATACCttaatataaaatatcacaCATTGATAATTTTGCTTAAATATCATGAACATTTAAGTATTACTTTAATTTCACGTTACAAACATGACAGTATTTTTCTGAATTGTTTCCCTCTACATACATGAGCACATACAGAATTACACTTAGCATTAACATGATGTTTTTGGTTGGATGTTATTAAAATCAGTGAGAAGTTTGGCTTAATTCTGTCAGCATCTTTAGGTCCAATGTTCTTAAATGCTCactctttttatattttgcctTCTCACCCATCTAGCCAGCCCTGGAAGCTAATGTAAAGTAGTAGTACCATCACAGACTACAGCCAACCGGTCTTTATTTCCACTCTCCAGGTAGATGGGTGAGCACCACATTGGTTTTTGACAAGGCTAGAGCGTGTCCATGAGCTCTTTAAATAATGCTATATACAGATAACGTTACTCTGACATCACTCCAGGTGATGTCTGCTTTCAATAGCCTTGTATGTCCTATTTCTTCACTTAAAACATGCTGTTAACTCAGCAGCCAAATCCTGTATGGAGTCCCTTCAGTGTTCACGTCATTTTACAAAATGTTTCCAGTCTGCATTGGCATTTCTCAGCCTTCCTTCACTGTATCCAGATGGTGTTGTTGTGGTCTGGTCGGCGGGGATCGGTGGCAGCAGTGTTGCCAGCAGCGGTGAGGTCACTAAATGTGGAGAAAAACTGCTCCATCTCTTTCTGTAACATCTGGTTTCGCCGTTCGGCGTCGTCCTTGGCACGCTCAGCGTTGCGCAGCTTGATCTCCGCCATGGTGTACTTCTTCCTCTCCTGATCCAGCTCCTCATGGAGGCTTACCATCTCCGTCTCCAGCTCCAGATTACGCTGCTCCAAACTGCAATGGAGGTTTACACTGAATTAGCAGAGGGAAAAGTGAAGCTTGAGAGCACAAAATACTAGAAGAACAGCAGCAGTTTGTGAACTTTATAAATTGTAGACAGCAACTTGGCTGCAACTTAAAGACACTTGACATCTGACAGGCCTGGCCTGGATGTTTGGACTTCTACCAAAGCTTCTAAACCTTCACTGTGTCACAGTTTGGACCTAACACTAAAATATTTATGGGATTAACAAAGTCCGTGCCCAACTTCATCAAACTGGATCATGTTTTTGTCCGTTTcttctgtgaaaaaaaatattcgGTGGTTTACACTTTTGGACAAATAACAGGAAATTATGCAGAAATCAAGTCAACAGGAGGTGATTTGAATGAGATGCACTGATGATTTTATAAAAAGCCATCTggagaaataaaatgctgtattGTCAGAGAAGATCAGAGAGAAAGTAAATGGAGAGAAGATGTGAACATATTCCTTGAAGTCAATACTACTCATagcaatgtctttgttttattattatagtcATAttgaaaataatctgtttgtTCATTATCTGCTATCATTCCACCTGTGATACGCTACCCGCTAACCTGTTAATTCAGCGACAACCATACATTGTCAGCTATGGGGGGGACCTAGCCTGAACTGATGATGTTGACAGCAGATACTGCTGATATGTCATGTAAAGTAATTAAACTCATTAATATATTAAGTAGAACTAACAAACTTGATACGTCAGATTATCTATAActtaaaatgacatgaaattCTGAAAGACACGGTCTTTCTCGATTAGTTTGGGGCAAATAACTTCTTCACAGAAAATGGTAAAAGCGAATGCAaggtcaaaaaagaaaaaaaaaaaaaaaggatcacaGTTTTGTTTGACATCAAGCAATCTCTGCTGTGCATCAGCTTTGTATCCGAAGCTCTTCCCTGCAGAGCAGGATGCCATTTACAcatggtaaccatggcaactggAAGTGCCAGCTTCTCCTAGCTCTTACTGTCCACATTCACTCAGGTTCAGTGAATTCTTGCAAACCTCCTGTATTACTACCAGGGTATGGCTACAATTTTAGGGACAAAAAAGTCAAACTATGAGAACATGCTAACAAGCTAATTCTTGCCAAAACAAGTTTATGTCTTAATACTGAGCTAAAGAGCAGATTTAGATTTGGTGACAGTGTTTTTCTTAGTTTATATACACTGCCCGTCCAAATAAGTCACCAATGGATGATAATTTTTCAGCTGGCACTAGTTCTTTAACCCTAACTGATGCAGTGAGTAACTTTTCATTTCTTAAGCAAGCATGACGAAAGACACATCTTGTGGTTTCTGTTAATCTGTTTCAGAAAGGTCAAATAATTggcatcaagcaaagaaaaaaagagctaaaatgatgctgaaactactaaaattgagTTTAGAATTGTctaatgcattattaaaaactggaaggatagtgacAAACCTTCATCTTACAGGAGGAAAcgtggtcagaaaaaaatatcctgAATGATTAAGATCGGCGATCACTTAAACATTTAGTGAAATcaaactgtagaaaaaaaaaaacacagtaggACTTACATTATGCTTAAAAGTGAAGGTAAAAACTAACTGTAATTCCTTATTTGTACTTTTCATTGTGCTTTCAATTGTGGCCTTTTAATTTCACTGTACAGCTGCCTGAATGATAAACTGTAGAGAAAACTTCACTGCAGCCCAAAAGGCAGGCATCCCAATGTCAGTAAGCTGggaaaatgctgctttttattatgCAGCCTTACCTTTTTATCCTGGCCTCATACTCTGCCTTTTGCTTATGCATCTCCTGTTTAAGACTGGCCACAAGACTGTGCAGAGCACTGTGGCTGCCAGGTCCATTACCAACAGTGAAACCATCACTGGTATCACTATTGTTGCTGCCCCGACTGCTGCCCCCTGCTCCATCTCCACTTTCTTCTCTGTTGCTGCTCCTGccacctccctctcctcctccaccagacTGACCAGGCTCATTGTCCTGCGCAGGCCCATCCAAGTCTTCAAAGTGGCCTCCGTAGAAGTCCTGCTCTGggcaggtggtggtggaggagcgaCACGAAGTGGAGTTATCAGGGAGAGAGATTTCGCAGGAAGAAGTGGACCAGGTGGCACTGTCCACGCTCTGCTTGTCCTCACAGCTGTTGCTTAGACACATGTTGGTGATCTGATTTTGCTGCTGCAGGTTCTGATGGTTTAACTGGACATTATCATACGTGGACAGACGattctgattggttgtttgATCCCCACTGGAGCAGTCACGTGTTTTGTTGCCTTCCCGAAGCATGACGCAGCCATTTTGCGGCCAAAGACTGTTGCGACTGTTTAGACTTCCCGTGACCACGTCAGAGCTGGAAATGCCCAAGCGCACGATGCTAGTCCCATTTCCCGCAGGACTGCCTCCACTCGTAACACCACTGGTGCCCATTTTTGTGCCCGAGCTTTTGAGCGTCCCACTACGACGCACTGGTAGGCAAGCACCTCCTGTCAGAGCCTGGCTCTTATCTAAAGTTGGATCTGACGAGGGTGAGGAGCTGAAGGAGCCGTTTGTAACAATCCCACTGCCTTTACTGAAGGCTGGGTTCTTTTTCACAGTCAGTGGTGGACTGCGGGTGCTGTCAAAGCGACCTGTGACAACATTACGGGGGCTCGTAGATCGTGGGGTGCCACTGTTTTCTGCATGCTGTCGGTGTGGAGACTCGGGTACTTCCCAAACACACTGCCGCACCACTTGTGTGTTGTTGTTCTCGGCATTCTGAGACACTGTTGCAATGGTGGAGGTAGTTGTGGTGGCTTGTCGCCGCGTCAGTTCAATGTTGTTGTTGGCAAGTTCAAGTGCAGTGGGGCTGTCTTCATCTCTGGGGAAAAGCACATCATGGTGGCCAATCAAAACAGCCATGAGCTGCTGGACCAGAACGGTTcctgacaaataaaaatgtacatcatTATCAGAACGgcactaaaataaattatttaaagagacATGTAACTGATGCTTCTAAAAACTGACCTTCCATAATTGTTACTGGGTCCTCAATCTTTGGCCTCAAGATATTTGGCCCAAAGACTGTTGCCAAGTTCTGGACGCTCATTTTATTCACACCTGAATATGACTGGACTTCATCAAGAAATCTGCAATAAAAGGCAAATATGAACTTTTTACTGGTAACCATTTGTCACAATTTGAATTGTATCCACTTCTGCAGTACCTGCAGATGTACTTGAGAAGGTTGTAGTTCACTGGAGGTAGACTTTCCACAAGCCTTCTCAACTCCTTCATTCCCTGCGGATGAAAGATGGACATTTAAAACTGATGTGTTACTAATAAACATCCATGAAATACATAACCAGTCTTACTACACTGACAACAGCAGCTTGTTTTGCTTGAATGACTATTTGTTTATAATCTAAAGTCtgttccctctttttttctaagTTCTGTGGGACTTAAAAAGGAGGTAAGTTCTTGTCTACATTAAAAGGCATAGAGTAATTCTGCATTGGTAAACAGAAGCACACCCACACTCactctcataaaaaaaaaaaaatccacaaacttTTTAAAGACTGAAGAAGAGGAAACAGTTTTGGGCACTGTGAGGCAGCATATGACCGATGCCCGGCTGCTGACTGTGCCTTATGTGAATGAGCGAATAAGATCTTAGTCAGATGTTAAAAATTAAGCAGGCACAACAAAGTCATTGTGAGAGGAAATGACAAAACAGAGCTGGGGAAGCTGGGGGGCAGAAGGCCAGATTTATGCCACAGAACAAAACTTATGTCGGGACTTTTTTAATGCTAACTTTGGTTGACATATAAGTTGAATCCAGCAGATATTTGCATACAGTGATAGAATTGCAGGTAGGGAATTTAAGAGCAAAAAAGATattcttcatgtcttatttcTTACCATTTCCTCATCTTTCCCAAGGAGTTTGGCACAGGCCAGGAATTCTTCATACTTTTGGAAAGGGATGACGGGCTCCGGCAGCTCTCTGAGGTACAGCTTCAGTAGGGAAGCTACTGTGTGCACATCCGTGTTACTGTTGACAGAGACAAGACACTGATAGCATGAAGGGCAAGGTCAGCATTTATCAGAGATAAGTAAAATGAAAGTCCTGAAGAGAGCTAAACATGACTACTACTGTAGGAAGTGGGTGAACATTTAAGTCCTTAAAtcaaacatatttgtttttatttttacacaatctGATAAATATAACCGAGGGgaaatgtccagatcacatgggctgacaacaggggtgcctcagggctcggtgctcggccctcttctcttttccctatacacctcctcactcggtgcagtcattagctctcatggtttctcctaccactgctatgcaaatgacactcagcttttcctttctttcccacctgatgacacaaccgtctcaatgcgaatatcagcatgccttgctgatatctctgcatggatgaaggatcgccaccttcagctaaatctgtccaagactgagcttattgtctttccagccagtccttctttaccgccacagataagtgtgcaacttgactcaatcacactagtgcttacatcttctaccaggaatcttggtgtcatggtagacaaccagctgacctttaaggaccatgttgcctcggtttcccggtcttgccga
It encodes:
- the arhgap24 gene encoding rho GTPase-activating protein 24 isoform X1, yielding MDDHYVSHSSPQRSSAQPSTQVQRLNVIRCGWLRKQGGFVKTWHNRWFVLKGDQLYYYKDEEETKALGVIFLPGNKVTEHPTSGDEGGKFLFEVIPGGDRERMTANHETYLLMASTQNDMEDWVKTIRRVIWAPFGGGIFGQKLEETVRYERRFGNKLAPMLVEQCVDFIRQWGLREEGLFRLPGQANLVKELQDAFDCGEKPSFDSNTDVHTVASLLKLYLRELPEPVIPFQKYEEFLACAKLLGKDEEMGMKELRRLVESLPPVNYNLLKYICRFLDEVQSYSGVNKMSVQNLATVFGPNILRPKIEDPVTIMEGTVLVQQLMAVLIGHHDVLFPRDEDSPTALELANNNIELTRRQATTTTSTIATVSQNAENNNTQVVRQCVWEVPESPHRQHAENSGTPRSTSPRNVVTGRFDSTRSPPLTVKKNPAFSKGSGIVTNGSFSSSPSSDPTLDKSQALTGGACLPVRRSGTLKSSGTKMGTSGVTSGGSPAGNGTSIVRLGISSSDVVTGSLNSRNSLWPQNGCVMLREGNKTRDCSSGDQTTNQNRLSTYDNVQLNHQNLQQQNQITNMCLSNSCEDKQSVDSATWSTSSCEISLPDNSTSCRSSTTTCPEQDFYGGHFEDLDGPAQDNEPGQSGGGGEGGGRSSNREESGDGAGGSSRGSNNSDTSDGFTVGNGPGSHSALHSLVASLKQEMHKQKAEYEARIKSLEQRNLELETEMVSLHEELDQERKKYTMAEIKLRNAERAKDDAERRNQMLQKEMEQFFSTFSDLTAAGNTAATDPRRPDHNNTIWIQ
- the arhgap24 gene encoding rho GTPase-activating protein 24 isoform X5 → MDLNSNPGGDRERMTANHETYLLMASTQNDMEDWVKTIRRVIWAPFGGGIFGQKLEETVRYERRFGNKLAPMLVEQCVDFIRQWGLREEGLFRLPGQANLVKELQDAFDCGEKPSFDSNTDVHTVASLLKLYLRELPEPVIPFQKYEEFLACAKLLGKDEEMGMKELRRLVESLPPVNYNLLKYICRFLDEVQSYSGVNKMSVQNLATVFGPNILRPKIEDPVTIMEGTVLVQQLMAVLIGHHDVLFPRDEDSPTALELANNNIELTRRQATTTTSTIATVSQNAENNNTQVVRQCVWEVPESPHRQHAENSGTPRSTSPRNVVTGRFDSTRSPPLTVKKNPAFSKGSGIVTNGSFSSSPSSDPTLDKSQALTGGACLPVRRSGTLKSSGTKMGTSGVTSGGSPAGNGTSIVRLGISSSDVVTGSLNSRNSLWPQNGCVMLREGNKTRDCSSGDQTTNQNRLSTYDNVQLNHQNLQQQNQITNMCLSNSCEDKQSVDSATWSTSSCEISLPDNSTSCRSSTTTCPEQDFYGGHFEDLDGPAQDNEPGQSGGGGEGGGRSSNREESGDGAGGSSRGSNNSDTSDGFTVGNGPGSHSALHSLVASLKQEMHKQKAEYEARIKSLEQRNLELETEMVSLHEELDQERKKYTMAEIKLRNAERAKDDAERRNQMLQKEMEQFFSTFSDLTAAGNTAATDPRRPDHNNTIWIQ
- the arhgap24 gene encoding rho GTPase-activating protein 24 isoform X3, translated to MEVVHQAIHSLPQYGLSDFLSSHQGGDRERMTANHETYLLMASTQNDMEDWVKTIRRVIWAPFGGGIFGQKLEETVRYERRFGNKLAPMLVEQCVDFIRQWGLREEGLFRLPGQANLVKELQDAFDCGEKPSFDSNTDVHTVASLLKLYLRELPEPVIPFQKYEEFLACAKLLGKDEEMGMKELRRLVESLPPVNYNLLKYICRFLDEVQSYSGVNKMSVQNLATVFGPNILRPKIEDPVTIMEGTVLVQQLMAVLIGHHDVLFPRDEDSPTALELANNNIELTRRQATTTTSTIATVSQNAENNNTQVVRQCVWEVPESPHRQHAENSGTPRSTSPRNVVTGRFDSTRSPPLTVKKNPAFSKGSGIVTNGSFSSSPSSDPTLDKSQALTGGACLPVRRSGTLKSSGTKMGTSGVTSGGSPAGNGTSIVRLGISSSDVVTGSLNSRNSLWPQNGCVMLREGNKTRDCSSGDQTTNQNRLSTYDNVQLNHQNLQQQNQITNMCLSNSCEDKQSVDSATWSTSSCEISLPDNSTSCRSSTTTCPEQDFYGGHFEDLDGPAQDNEPGQSGGGGEGGGRSSNREESGDGAGGSSRGSNNSDTSDGFTVGNGPGSHSALHSLVASLKQEMHKQKAEYEARIKSLEQRNLELETEMVSLHEELDQERKKYTMAEIKLRNAERAKDDAERRNQMLQKEMEQFFSTFSDLTAAGNTAATDPRRPDHNNTIWIQ
- the arhgap24 gene encoding rho GTPase-activating protein 24 isoform X2 gives rise to the protein MDGWMDGKLGQTSQSNAWNLKNGSQMEGVIFLPGNKVTEHPTSGDEGGKFLFEVIPGGDRERMTANHETYLLMASTQNDMEDWVKTIRRVIWAPFGGGIFGQKLEETVRYERRFGNKLAPMLVEQCVDFIRQWGLREEGLFRLPGQANLVKELQDAFDCGEKPSFDSNTDVHTVASLLKLYLRELPEPVIPFQKYEEFLACAKLLGKDEEMGMKELRRLVESLPPVNYNLLKYICRFLDEVQSYSGVNKMSVQNLATVFGPNILRPKIEDPVTIMEGTVLVQQLMAVLIGHHDVLFPRDEDSPTALELANNNIELTRRQATTTTSTIATVSQNAENNNTQVVRQCVWEVPESPHRQHAENSGTPRSTSPRNVVTGRFDSTRSPPLTVKKNPAFSKGSGIVTNGSFSSSPSSDPTLDKSQALTGGACLPVRRSGTLKSSGTKMGTSGVTSGGSPAGNGTSIVRLGISSSDVVTGSLNSRNSLWPQNGCVMLREGNKTRDCSSGDQTTNQNRLSTYDNVQLNHQNLQQQNQITNMCLSNSCEDKQSVDSATWSTSSCEISLPDNSTSCRSSTTTCPEQDFYGGHFEDLDGPAQDNEPGQSGGGGEGGGRSSNREESGDGAGGSSRGSNNSDTSDGFTVGNGPGSHSALHSLVASLKQEMHKQKAEYEARIKSLEQRNLELETEMVSLHEELDQERKKYTMAEIKLRNAERAKDDAERRNQMLQKEMEQFFSTFSDLTAAGNTAATDPRRPDHNNTIWIQ
- the arhgap24 gene encoding rho GTPase-activating protein 24 isoform X4 codes for the protein MKVPAFVTQRGDRERMTANHETYLLMASTQNDMEDWVKTIRRVIWAPFGGGIFGQKLEETVRYERRFGNKLAPMLVEQCVDFIRQWGLREEGLFRLPGQANLVKELQDAFDCGEKPSFDSNTDVHTVASLLKLYLRELPEPVIPFQKYEEFLACAKLLGKDEEMGMKELRRLVESLPPVNYNLLKYICRFLDEVQSYSGVNKMSVQNLATVFGPNILRPKIEDPVTIMEGTVLVQQLMAVLIGHHDVLFPRDEDSPTALELANNNIELTRRQATTTTSTIATVSQNAENNNTQVVRQCVWEVPESPHRQHAENSGTPRSTSPRNVVTGRFDSTRSPPLTVKKNPAFSKGSGIVTNGSFSSSPSSDPTLDKSQALTGGACLPVRRSGTLKSSGTKMGTSGVTSGGSPAGNGTSIVRLGISSSDVVTGSLNSRNSLWPQNGCVMLREGNKTRDCSSGDQTTNQNRLSTYDNVQLNHQNLQQQNQITNMCLSNSCEDKQSVDSATWSTSSCEISLPDNSTSCRSSTTTCPEQDFYGGHFEDLDGPAQDNEPGQSGGGGEGGGRSSNREESGDGAGGSSRGSNNSDTSDGFTVGNGPGSHSALHSLVASLKQEMHKQKAEYEARIKSLEQRNLELETEMVSLHEELDQERKKYTMAEIKLRNAERAKDDAERRNQMLQKEMEQFFSTFSDLTAAGNTAATDPRRPDHNNTIWIQ
- the arhgap24 gene encoding rho GTPase-activating protein 24 isoform X6; translated protein: MTANHETYLLMASTQNDMEDWVKTIRRVIWAPFGGGIFGQKLEETVRYERRFGNKLAPMLVEQCVDFIRQWGLREEGLFRLPGQANLVKELQDAFDCGEKPSFDSNTDVHTVASLLKLYLRELPEPVIPFQKYEEFLACAKLLGKDEEMGMKELRRLVESLPPVNYNLLKYICRFLDEVQSYSGVNKMSVQNLATVFGPNILRPKIEDPVTIMEGTVLVQQLMAVLIGHHDVLFPRDEDSPTALELANNNIELTRRQATTTTSTIATVSQNAENNNTQVVRQCVWEVPESPHRQHAENSGTPRSTSPRNVVTGRFDSTRSPPLTVKKNPAFSKGSGIVTNGSFSSSPSSDPTLDKSQALTGGACLPVRRSGTLKSSGTKMGTSGVTSGGSPAGNGTSIVRLGISSSDVVTGSLNSRNSLWPQNGCVMLREGNKTRDCSSGDQTTNQNRLSTYDNVQLNHQNLQQQNQITNMCLSNSCEDKQSVDSATWSTSSCEISLPDNSTSCRSSTTTCPEQDFYGGHFEDLDGPAQDNEPGQSGGGGEGGGRSSNREESGDGAGGSSRGSNNSDTSDGFTVGNGPGSHSALHSLVASLKQEMHKQKAEYEARIKSLEQRNLELETEMVSLHEELDQERKKYTMAEIKLRNAERAKDDAERRNQMLQKEMEQFFSTFSDLTAAGNTAATDPRRPDHNNTIWIQ